The genomic segment ATGGTTAGAAGCCTTGAACCAAGGGGACAATATTAATATTCAGTTGTAATATTGTACCTGTATGCTATAATATTCATATTAAACCAGAAAATACATTAGGAGGTGTTTTAGAAGTATGTAATAAAAGGCTATCACAGAAGGAACTCTTAGGAGGGAGTAAGATGGGAAATGGTAAAAAGATACTATCAATAATTATTGTTTTATCTATTCTTTTGCCTTTTGGTATCTCTGCTATTGGCGTTGGCAATTTAGGTTCAGAGGAATTAGATCAGCTTGAAGAAGGTGAAAAAATAGAAGAAACAGAAGAAACTGTAGAATTTGAAGAACAAGATGAAATTAAGGATGTGGAAGAGGGTAATGGAGAAGGGGAAGAGGAACTGGAGGAAGTAGATAAATTAGATAAAGAGATAATAAATGTAGAAGGGTCTACAGATGTGGAAGAAGAGAAAGAAGAAAATTCTACAGTAAATGAAGAAGCTGAAGAAATTAATCTAAAATCTGAAGAACTAGAAGAAAATCCTGTTGAAAATGGTGAAAATGTAGACATTAAGGATAAGGCCTTAGAAGCAGCTATAAGACATGCTTTAGACAAGTATGAAGGCAATATCACTCAAGATGATATGGAGAAATTAGAAAAATTAATTGTCACAGGTAAGAAGATTAAGGATTTAGATGGCTTAGAATATGCTAAAAATTTAAAAGAGCTAGATTTATCAGACAATAATATTTCTGATATTAAGGAGTTAGTAAATTTAAAGGAACTAACAGTTTTAGATTTATCTAATAATAGAATATCTAGTCTTGACCCTTTATCAAATTTAACAAATCTTAGGGAGTTAAATTTATCAGAAAATAGGATATCTAATATTCAACATTTATCTAAATTACTTGAATTAAGAAGGTTATACTTAGCTGGTAATAAGATTTCTGAAATTATTCCCTTAGATGAACTAGTTAATTTAATAGAGTTAGATTTATCAGGAAATAAAATTGAAAATATTGAATCCTTGAAAAAGTTAGTAAACTTAACAAGATTATATTTATCAGATAACAATATAGAGGATATTGATGTATTGGCAGAATTGAAAAAACTAACAGAACTATATTT from the Tissierellales bacterium genome contains:
- a CDS encoding leucine-rich repeat domain-containing protein, encoding MGNGKKILSIIIVLSILLPFGISAIGVGNLGSEELDQLEEGEKIEETEETVEFEEQDEIKDVEEGNGEGEEELEEVDKLDKEIINVEGSTDVEEEKEENSTVNEEAEEINLKSEELEENPVENGENVDIKDKALEAAIRHALDKYEGNITQDDMEKLEKLIVTGKKIKDLDGLEYAKNLKELDLSDNNISDIKELVNLKELTVLDLSNNRISSLDPLSNLTNLRELNLSENRISNIQHLSKLLELRRLYLAGNKISEIIPLDELVNLIELDLSGNKIENIESLKKLVNLTRLYLSDNNIEDIDVLAELKKLTELYLSNNNIENVDKLAVLNKLVKLYLSDNNIKDIDGLAKLVELIELDLTNNKIENIDALKTLTKLVKLYLSNNKISNIQTLMELVDLEVLSLFKNYIEDIDPLSKLTKLKELDLSDNNIKNVKALSDLTKLEVLDLVWNRVSNIEPLINLKDLREVKLFNNLISRNHWEKVKARNPKIGDYQEQQDLDDEELDNKEEPKDPEEPKDKENPKEENPKEDDKLEKPEIEDENTNNTKLKKVQKTGAHIKQESKEKVSSIKNSLPKTGEDAKPWIFRSSAGMLVLIAGLKLRR